A window of Thiocapsa bogorovii genomic DNA:
GCCGCCGCGACGAACATGCTGGTCGTCGAGACGTTGAAGGTGCCGGATGAATCGCCGCCGGTGCCGACGATGTCGACCACATGATCGAGCCCGCCGATATCGACGCCGGTCGCCAGTTCACGCATCACGGCAGCCGCCGCCGCGATCTCGGGCACCGCCTCGCCCTTCATGCGCAGCGCGATCAGGAAGCCCGCGATCTGTGCCGAGGTCGCCCCGCCGGTCATGATGGTACGCATGACCGAGGTCATCTCCTCGCCGGTCAGATCACGGTGGTCCAGGCAGCGGTTGATCGCCTCTTTCAGCTCCATGGTTAAAACGCGCTCTTCGGTTTCTGCGAGGTTTTCATGTGGGGTTGACCTTATCAGGCTCATTGATCGCCGGTGCGGCGCGTTTTAAGTGATTATTTTTTATTCTTTAAACATCCTAAACCGCGTCTCGCCAGCCCGCTGGTGGACTTCGGCGTTGACGTCGCCGCCGAGACCAGTTGTCGGGATGGAGGCGGTTTAGCGCCGTCCACCAGCGCCGCAGCGGGATTCGGTGGACTTCTCTCTCGCTCGTCCACCCTACCCGTCGGACCGGGGGCCGCGATCACCGTCAATAGGCGCGGTCTGCAAAAAGTTGCGAAGCAGATCGTGCCCGTGCTTTGTCAGGATCGATTCCGGATGGAACTGCACGCCTTCGACCGCAAGCTCGCGATGTCGCACGCCCATGATGGCCTCGCGCTCGCCCTCGGCGGTCTCGGTCCAGGCCGTGATCTCCAAACACTCCGGCAGGGTCTCCTGCTCGATCACCAACGAGTGGTATCGGGTCGCCTCGAAGGGGTTATCCAGTCCCTTGAATACACCGACACCCGTATGGTGGATCGCCGAGGTCTTTCCATGCATCACGCTCGGCGCCTTGACGATGTGTCCGCCGAACGCCTGCCCGATGGATTGATGGCCCAGGCAGACACCGAGGATGGGTACCCGCCCGGCCATCGCCTTGATGAGCGGGACCGAGATCCCGGCCTCGTTCGGCGTGCAGGGTCCCGGCGAGATCACGATCCGCTCGGGCGCCAGCGCAATCGCCTCGTCGAGACTCAGCTCGTCGTTGCGCACCACGCTCACCTCCGCACCCAGCTCTCCCAGGTATTGCACCAGGTTGTAGGTGAAGGAGTCGTAGTTGTCGATCATCAGGAGCATAATGAATGCCACGCACTCTTCAGAAACGGAAATACCATCATCCGCGGCCTAGCTCGGGGGCGCCAATAACAGCCGTGCCGAGACGAGCGCCCGCCGTGCCTTATTAAGGCCGGCATCGGGGGTCATAAGGGAATTCCGTCACGCCGAATGGTCTCGATCAGACCTTGATTGGCAAACCCCGCGGGGTGCTTCCACTCCTCCAGCCAGATCGGCAGAGGGTCGACCAGAATACCCGTGTCCAGCATGAGATCGAAGGCGATGCCTGCCATGTCCACCGCCGCATCGGCGCGATTCCCTTGCGGACCTCCGAGAAGCACCGCAAGGTCCACGTCGCTCAAATCGTCGGCATCCCCACGGGCGCGGCTGCCATAGAGCACGGCACCGGCAACGTCGTACCGCGCACGCAACCGATCGACGAATCGTCGGGCAGCGCTTTCCACGTTCGTATTCATCCAAAACCTCGCCGGCGTTTACGGGTTGCGCAATCGCTTCGACCATGCTCTGGTCAAGATTCCTGACGACGAGATTGGCCATGAGTCTGCTCCGGCGAACCAGAATGCGTGTGCGATGATCGCAAGCCGAGGTTCAAACGACCCGCCCGGCGCCGCGTTCGATCCCCGCCTCCGCCAAGGCCACGGCGCGAAACACCGCGCGGCCCTTGCTCATGGTCTCCTTCCACTCGGCGTCCGGGACCGAGTCGGCCACGATGCCGGCGCCGGCCTGTATGTGGAGCACACCGTCCTTGATCACGGCGGTGCGGATCGCGATCGCCGTGTCCATATTGCCGTTCCAGGAGAGATAACCGACCGCGCCCGAGTAGATACCGCGTTTGACGGGTTCCAGCTCGTCGATGATCTCCATCGCGCGGATCTTGGGTGCGCCCGAGACGGTCCCGGCCGGGAAGGTCGCACGCAGCACGTCGATGGCGTTCATGCCCTCGCGCAGATCACCGACCACGTTGGAGACGATGTGCATCACGTGGGAGTAGCGCTCGACGATCATCTTGTCGGTCACGCGCACGCTGCCGATCGCGGCTACGCGCCCGGCGTCGTTGCGTCCCAGGTCGATCAGCATCAGGTGCTCGGCCAGCTCCTTGGGGTCGTCCAGCAGCTCGGCTTCGAGTGCCTGGTCCTCCGCCTCGGTCTCGCCGCGGCGGCGGGTACCGGCGATCGGGCGGACCGTGAGCACGCCGTCCTCGAGCCGGGTCAGGATCTCGGGCGAAGAGCCCACGATGTGAAAATCGCCCAGGTCGAGGAAATACATGTAGGGGGACGGATTCAGTCCGCGCAGCGCCCGATAGAGATCCAGCGGCGGCGCCTGGAAGGGGATGGAGAGACGCTGCGAGATGACCACCTGCATGCAGTCGCCGGCCAGGATGTAGTCCTTGATGCGCTCGACCGCGTGTTTGAAGCCGTCTTCGGTGAAGCCGGAGACGAAGTCGGTCTCGCTCACCGTGCGTCCCTGCTCCGCGGAGCGTCGCGGCGCACCGCAGCGCATTCGTTCGCACAGCGCGTCGATGCGCGCCTCCCCGGCCTCCAGGGTATCGCCTGCGCTCGGGTCGAGGTTGAGAATGATGTACATCCGTCCGCTGAGATTGTCGAAGACGACCACCTCGTCGGAGACCATCAGCAGGACGTCCGGCGTCTGCAGCTGATCCGGGTTGGGGCAGGTCGCCAGACGCGGCTCGATATAGCGGATGGTGTCGTAGCCGAAATAGCCGACCAGACCGCCGGTGAAACGCGGCAGACAGGCGAGATCGGCAACCTTGAAACGCTGCTGGTAGGCACCGATCCAGGCCAGCGGGTCCGCCGTCTCGACCGACTCGATGACCTCGCCGTCACGCTCGACACGGATCTCTTGGCCGCTTACCCGCAGCAGGGTGCGGCAGGGCAGGCCGATGATGGAATAACGCCCCCACTTCTCCCCGCCCTGCACGGATTCGAGCAGATAGGAATAAGGCCCCTCGGCGAGCTTGAGATAGACGCTGAGCGGGGTGTCGAGGTCGGCAAGGACCTCGCGCAGGATCGGAATACGGTTGTGTCCCTGGTCGGCCAGGGCGCGAAAGGCAGCGGGGGTCATCGGGGTCTCCGGGCAATGGGATTCAAGGCAGGTCGGAACGCGGTCTCAACCTCACCATCGCCACCCGGTCATCGCTCGCCTCGTCCCGTTTCTCATGTTCTTCGTTGATTCCGGATGCCGCCATGTCGGCGTAGCCCAATTATGCCTCGGCCGCCAACAGGCCCTTGAGCTCGACCATGGAGTCGATCACCGCGTTCGGCTTGGCCTCGCGGATGTCTTGTCCGTGGTTGTAGCCATAGCTCATGCAGATGATTCCGAAGCCCGCGGCACGCGCGGCTTTCACGTCGCTCACCGAGTCGCCGATCATGAGCGCATCAGCGGGTTCCACACCGAAGTGTTTCGCCGCGTGTAGCAACGGCATCGGATCCGGCTTCTTTTTCGGTAGCGTATCACCACTGACCACCAGGCCGAAATTCTCACGGATTCCCAGATCACGCAACAGCGGTTCGGTGAATTGTGCGGCCTTGTTGGTCACGCATCCGAGCTGATACCCCGCGCCTTTCATGAAGGCGATACCCTCGATCACGCCCGGATAGAGCACCGAGCGCTTGGAGGTATTCTCCGCATAGAGTTCCAGAAAGATCGGGAGCGCCGCCTCGAAATCCGCCTCGTCGGGTTCGCCGTCGAGCTGGCCGATCAGCGCCCGGCGCACCAGCCGCTCCACTCCGTTCCCCACCCAGTTACGCACGGCCTCCTCGCCTCGGGGCGGACGGCCGAGCCGTTCCATCATGGCATCGACACAAAAGGCCAGATCCGGGACGCTGTCCACGAGCGTGCCGTCCACATCGATCAGGATCATCTTCGGTCGCAGCATGCGGGTACAACTCCACCAATCATCAATAGAGAACGCCCGTAGGCCGGATAAGCGAAGCGCAATACGGCAACCGACTCAGGCCCTTAAACACCTAAACCGCGTCGACTCAAAGCGCTGTGGGACGCTCGGACGTATCGACCAAACTCGAGTCCAGACCTTAACCCCGGACGCGGTTCAGCGCGCCATCTGCTCGCGCATCTCCCGGATAATGCTGTCGTAGCGATGCGGATCGCTCTCGCGGCCCTTTCCGAAGATCCCTGAGCCGGAGACGAAGGTGTCCGCGCCAGCCGCCTTGATCTCGCCGATGTTGTCCGCCTTCACGCCGCCGTCGATCTCGAGCCGGATGTCGAATCCGGAGGCATCGATCCTCTTGCGCGCCGCACGCAGCTTTTCCAGGGTCGCCGGGATGAAGCTCTGACCGCCGAAACCGGGGTTGACCGACATCAGGAGGATCATGTCGATCTTGTCCATCACGTAGTCGAGATAGCTCAGCGACGTCGCCGGGTTGAACACCAGACCGGCCTTGCAGCCCTCGTTGCGGATCAACTGAAGGGTGCGGTCGATGTGTTCGCTCGCCTCCGGGTGGAAGGTGATATAGGTCGCGCCTGCGGCGGCGAAGTCCGGGATGATCCGATCGACCGGCTTGACCATCAGATGCACGTCGATCGGCGCCGTCACGCCATGCTTGCGCAGCGCCTCGCAGACCAGCGGACCGATGGTGAGGTTCGGCACGTAATGGTTGTCCATCACGTCGAAGTGCACGATGTCCGCGCCGGCGGCGAGGACGTTGTCGACCTCTTCGCCGAGCCGGGCGAAATCTGCCGAGAGGATGGACGGTGCGATCAGATCAGGCGTCATGCTCTTGTCCTCTGCGATCTCGCGGACCGCGGCACACCTGCCTCGGCCCGGATCGGTTTCGATGTGGAAAGTGAGGAACTCTAACCGAAGCGGACCGGATTTTCACTCGGCGTGAGGCGGGAGCGCACGCCGACGTCTAGGCCGCTCGGGCCTCCGTGATGGTCTCGTAGGCACGCCGGATCTCCTGCGTCTTCTGCGAGGCCATCCGCATCGCCTCCTCCGGCAGACCCTTAGCCATCAGCTTGTCCGGGTGATGCTGACTCATCAGACGCCGATACGCCTTCTTGATCTCAGCATCGCTTGCCTTGGGGCCGACCCCCAGCGTCGCGTAGGCGCTGGCGAGCGGCGGCGGTCGTGTCGCCGTCGAGGACCTGCCGCGGCCGGCCTGCCCGGTCGCGCCCGCATACATTCGCTGCTGAAGCACCAAGAGGTTTTCCAGCTGTCGATAGGCGAAGGCCGAGACGTTGAGCCCGCGCCGAATGGTCTCGAGCGCGCGCCGCTGGTCCGGTGTCGGGGCGCCGTCGACGTAGGCGGTCAGGAGCTGCACCTCGAGGAACAGGTGAATCAAGGTTCCTTGGCCTGTACAGACCGCCTTGAGTGCGGCGATGGTGCCCGCCAGATCGAAGTCGGGCGACTTGCCTTTGTTGAAGAGGTCGATCGCCACCCGTCGCTGGTCGGGGCCCAATGACATCCGATCCATGACGGAGCGCGCCAGGGCGACCTCCGCCTCGCTGACGCGCCCGTCGGCCTTGGCGACATGGCCCATGACCAGGAAGGTCGTCTCGAAGAAACGCGCCTGGACCCGTGCCCGCTGCGCACCGGTCAAGGCCGGACGCCGAGCGCCGCCGATCCAGCCCCGATCCACGCCCTGACCCAAGGCCGCACCGAACACCGCGCCGACCGGACCTCCCACGACCAGACCGATGGCGCCGCCGACGGCTGTGCCGACCCAACCCATGTCGAGAACTCCCTTATTTTCCTTTCAGATATTGTTCATCGCTGAAGGAGTAGACCCACTGCGGTTTGAAGGCCACCAGCACGGCCAAGATCCAACCGTTCAGAAAGGCCTCCGGCATGAACATCAAGGGGAAGAAGGGTAGCACCGTTTCACTGAGATCCGCGAAGCTGTAAGCGCCGCTGAAGACCAGCAACCAGGCGGCCAGGTAGCCCGTCAGTACGCCCACCAGACCGGCGGTCAGAAACCCGTTCACCAGCACATAGACGAAGAACT
This region includes:
- a CDS encoding aminodeoxychorismate/anthranilate synthase component II; the encoded protein is MLLMIDNYDSFTYNLVQYLGELGAEVSVVRNDELSLDEAIALAPERIVISPGPCTPNEAGISVPLIKAMAGRVPILGVCLGHQSIGQAFGGHIVKAPSVMHGKTSAIHHTGVGVFKGLDNPFEATRYHSLVIEQETLPECLEITAWTETAEGEREAIMGVRHRELAVEGVQFHPESILTKHGHDLLRNFLQTAPIDGDRGPRSDG
- a CDS encoding nucleotidyltransferase domain-containing protein; the protein is MNTNVESAARRFVDRLRARYDVAGAVLYGSRARGDADDLSDVDLAVLLGGPQGNRADAAVDMAGIAFDLMLDTGILVDPLPIWLEEWKHPAGFANQGLIETIRRDGIPL
- the trpE gene encoding anthranilate synthase component I, giving the protein MTPAAFRALADQGHNRIPILREVLADLDTPLSVYLKLAEGPYSYLLESVQGGEKWGRYSIIGLPCRTLLRVSGQEIRVERDGEVIESVETADPLAWIGAYQQRFKVADLACLPRFTGGLVGYFGYDTIRYIEPRLATCPNPDQLQTPDVLLMVSDEVVVFDNLSGRMYIILNLDPSAGDTLEAGEARIDALCERMRCGAPRRSAEQGRTVSETDFVSGFTEDGFKHAVERIKDYILAGDCMQVVISQRLSIPFQAPPLDLYRALRGLNPSPYMYFLDLGDFHIVGSSPEILTRLEDGVLTVRPIAGTRRRGETEAEDQALEAELLDDPKELAEHLMLIDLGRNDAGRVAAIGSVRVTDKMIVERYSHVMHIVSNVVGDLREGMNAIDVLRATFPAGTVSGAPKIRAMEIIDELEPVKRGIYSGAVGYLSWNGNMDTAIAIRTAVIKDGVLHIQAGAGIVADSVPDAEWKETMSKGRAVFRAVALAEAGIERGAGRVV
- a CDS encoding phosphoglycolate phosphatase, translating into MLRPKMILIDVDGTLVDSVPDLAFCVDAMMERLGRPPRGEEAVRNWVGNGVERLVRRALIGQLDGEPDEADFEAALPIFLELYAENTSKRSVLYPGVIEGIAFMKGAGYQLGCVTNKAAQFTEPLLRDLGIRENFGLVVSGDTLPKKKPDPMPLLHAAKHFGVEPADALMIGDSVSDVKAARAAGFGIICMSYGYNHGQDIREAKPNAVIDSMVELKGLLAAEA
- the rpe gene encoding ribulose-phosphate 3-epimerase, which translates into the protein MTPDLIAPSILSADFARLGEEVDNVLAAGADIVHFDVMDNHYVPNLTIGPLVCEALRKHGVTAPIDVHLMVKPVDRIIPDFAAAGATYITFHPEASEHIDRTLQLIRNEGCKAGLVFNPATSLSYLDYVMDKIDMILLMSVNPGFGGQSFIPATLEKLRAARKRIDASGFDIRLEIDGGVKADNIGEIKAAGADTFVSGSGIFGKGRESDPHRYDSIIREMREQMAR
- the djlA gene encoding co-chaperone DjlA, which produces MGWVGTAVGGAIGLVVGGPVGAVFGAALGQGVDRGWIGGARRPALTGAQRARVQARFFETTFLVMGHVAKADGRVSEAEVALARSVMDRMSLGPDQRRVAIDLFNKGKSPDFDLAGTIAALKAVCTGQGTLIHLFLEVQLLTAYVDGAPTPDQRRALETIRRGLNVSAFAYRQLENLLVLQQRMYAGATGQAGRGRSSTATRPPPLASAYATLGVGPKASDAEIKKAYRRLMSQHHPDKLMAKGLPEEAMRMASQKTQEIRRAYETITEARAA